The following proteins come from a genomic window of Limnohabitans sp. 103DPR2:
- the folP gene encoding dihydropteroate synthase, with protein MTTPVWQTARFSIDLTQPKVMAIVNLTPDSFSDGGQHTNVKHALDHAQTMLAQGADILDIGGESSRPGAQAVSVEEELARIVPFIKEAVKWQVPLSVDTAKPDVMKVVLDIGVDIINDIWALRQAGALDVVAQHAGCGVCLMHMHRDPQTMFEQPMQGDALQEVKDFLSQRLQVLLAQGVDPSRIVLDPGVGFGKTLDQNLSLLTRQAELLSLGRPVLAGWSRKGTLGKLTAVNGVMPEPHNRVGASVGAALMAVQNGASLVRVHDVLETVQALRFWQAAKA; from the coding sequence ATGACGACCCCAGTTTGGCAAACCGCTCGATTCAGCATTGACCTGACCCAGCCCAAAGTCATGGCCATTGTGAATCTCACGCCCGATTCCTTTTCGGATGGGGGGCAGCACACGAATGTGAAACATGCGTTGGACCACGCGCAAACGATGTTGGCGCAAGGTGCAGACATCTTGGACATTGGTGGTGAATCTTCAAGGCCTGGCGCGCAGGCCGTTAGCGTGGAAGAAGAGCTGGCCCGTATCGTGCCCTTCATCAAAGAAGCCGTGAAATGGCAAGTGCCTTTGTCAGTGGACACCGCCAAGCCCGACGTGATGAAGGTGGTGTTGGACATAGGCGTTGACATCATCAACGACATCTGGGCCCTGCGCCAAGCGGGTGCTTTAGATGTGGTCGCCCAGCATGCAGGTTGCGGTGTTTGCCTGATGCACATGCACCGCGATCCTCAAACCATGTTCGAGCAACCCATGCAAGGTGATGCACTTCAGGAGGTCAAAGATTTTCTATCTCAAAGGCTGCAGGTCTTGTTAGCGCAGGGTGTCGATCCAAGCCGCATTGTCTTGGACCCCGGCGTTGGGTTTGGCAAAACTTTAGACCAAAACCTCAGCTTATTGACCCGGCAAGCTGAACTCCTGAGCTTGGGCCGTCCGGTGTTGGCGGGCTGGTCGCGCAAAGGCACACTGGGCAAGTTAACGGCAGTCAATGGTGTGATGCCAGAGCCTCACAACAGGGTGGGTGCCAGCGTAGGCGCTGCACTGATGGCTGTTCAAAATGGCGCTTCGCTTGTGCGTGTGCACGATGTTCTAGAAACCGTGCAAGCCTTGCGATTTTGGCAAGCTGCAAAGGCCTAA
- the ftsH gene encoding ATP-dependent zinc metalloprotease FtsH, translating into MNNPWFSKIAVWLVIGMVLFTVFKQFDNRTGAGSGYLGYSDFLEEVRSNRIKTATIQEGQGGTEIVATTTDDRRIKTTATYLDRGLVGDLIANGVKFDVKPREEGSLLMSLLVSWGPMLLLIGVWIYFMRQMQGGGKGGAFSFGKSKARMLDENANQVTFADVAGCDEAKEEVKEVVDFLKDPQRFQKLGGRIPRGLLLVGPPGTGKTLLAKSIAGEAKVPFFSISGSDFVEMFVGVGAARVRDMFENAKKNAPCIIFVDEIDAVGRQRGAGLGGGNDEREQTLNQMLVEMDGFETNLGVIVVAATNRPDILDAALLRPGRFDRQVYVTLPDIRGREQILAVHMRKIPIGQDMNPGVIARGTPGMSGADLANLCNEAALMAARRNARVVEMQDFEKAKDKILMGPERKSMVMPEEERRNTAYHESGHALIGKLLPKCDPVHKVTIIPRGRALGVTMSLPEKDRYSYDSEYMLNQISMLFGGRIAEEVFMKQMTTGASNDFERATQIARDMVMRYGMTTALGPMVYAENEGEVFLGRSVTKTTNMSESTMQKVDSEVRRIIDEQYNLARRLIEENSDKMHAMAKALLEWETIDVTQLDDIMAGREPTAPKDWTPRIPPSGNDDAGGTPAVKTDPEPNAA; encoded by the coding sequence TTGAACAACCCCTGGTTTTCCAAGATTGCCGTATGGCTGGTGATTGGCATGGTGCTTTTCACCGTATTCAAACAATTTGACAACCGCACCGGTGCGGGATCTGGCTATTTGGGCTACTCCGACTTCCTCGAAGAAGTTCGCAGTAACCGCATCAAAACGGCCACCATCCAAGAAGGTCAAGGCGGCACAGAAATTGTGGCCACCACCACCGATGATCGCCGCATCAAAACAACTGCGACGTACCTCGACCGCGGCTTGGTGGGTGACCTCATTGCCAATGGCGTCAAGTTTGATGTGAAACCTCGCGAAGAGGGTTCCTTGCTGATGAGCTTGCTGGTCAGCTGGGGCCCCATGCTGCTCCTCATTGGTGTTTGGATTTATTTCATGCGCCAAATGCAGGGCGGCGGCAAAGGCGGGGCTTTCAGCTTTGGAAAAAGCAAAGCGCGCATGCTGGATGAAAACGCAAATCAAGTGACCTTTGCCGATGTGGCGGGTTGTGACGAAGCCAAAGAAGAAGTGAAAGAGGTTGTGGACTTCTTGAAAGATCCTCAACGCTTCCAAAAACTGGGTGGACGCATTCCGCGCGGTTTGCTGTTGGTCGGCCCTCCGGGTACCGGTAAAACCTTGCTGGCCAAGAGCATTGCAGGCGAAGCCAAAGTGCCTTTCTTCAGCATCTCGGGTTCAGACTTCGTTGAAATGTTCGTTGGTGTGGGTGCTGCCCGTGTTCGCGACATGTTTGAGAACGCCAAGAAAAATGCACCTTGTATCATCTTCGTGGACGAAATTGATGCTGTCGGCCGTCAGCGCGGCGCTGGCCTTGGCGGTGGCAATGACGAACGCGAACAAACCCTCAACCAAATGTTGGTTGAGATGGACGGATTTGAAACCAACTTAGGTGTCATTGTGGTGGCCGCTACCAATCGCCCCGACATCTTGGATGCTGCCTTGTTGCGCCCAGGTCGTTTTGACCGCCAGGTGTATGTCACTTTGCCGGACATCCGTGGCCGCGAGCAAATCTTGGCTGTGCACATGCGCAAAATCCCAATCGGCCAAGACATGAACCCTGGCGTCATTGCCCGCGGAACACCTGGCATGAGCGGTGCCGATTTGGCCAACCTCTGCAACGAAGCCGCCCTCATGGCTGCTCGCCGCAACGCTCGCGTTGTGGAAATGCAAGACTTCGAAAAAGCCAAAGACAAAATTCTGATGGGCCCAGAGCGCAAGAGCATGGTCATGCCTGAAGAAGAGCGTCGCAACACGGCTTATCATGAGTCGGGACACGCCCTCATTGGCAAGCTCTTGCCCAAGTGCGATCCTGTGCACAAGGTCACCATCATTCCTCGCGGCCGTGCCTTGGGCGTCACCATGAGCCTGCCTGAAAAAGACCGCTACAGCTACGACAGCGAATACATGTTGAACCAAATCAGCATGTTGTTTGGTGGTCGTATTGCTGAAGAAGTGTTCATGAAGCAAATGACCACAGGTGCCAGCAACGACTTTGAGCGTGCCACCCAAATTGCACGCGACATGGTGATGCGTTATGGCATGACCACAGCCCTTGGCCCCATGGTCTATGCTGAAAACGAAGGTGAAGTGTTCTTGGGACGTTCCGTCACCAAAACCACCAACATGTCAGAGTCGACCATGCAAAAGGTTGATTCCGAAGTTCGTCGCATCATCGATGAGCAATACAACTTGGCGCGCCGCTTGATTGAAGAAAACAGCGACAAGATGCATGCCATGGCCAAGGCTCTGTTGGAATGGGAAACCATCGATGTCACGCAGCTTGACGACATCATGGCTGGCCGCGAACCCACCGCGCCCAAAGACTGGACACCGCGCATTCCGCCCTCGGGCAATGACGATGCCGGCGGCACGCCAGCTGTCAAAACGGATCCTGAGCCCAACGCGGCCTGA
- a CDS encoding RlmE family RNA methyltransferase — protein MKVKTKSKKVNKSWLNDHVNDPYVKLAKKEGYRARAAYKLKEIDETFGLIKPGNLVVDLGSAPGAWSQYVRRRLSPQGAAAGDLNGTILAVDLLPMEPVEGVHFIQGDFTDAEVLAQLQAIVGDRPVDVVVSDMAPNLSGIDSVDAARISHLIELAVEFAQMHLKPQGALVVKVFHGSGYSQLVKLFKDSFKVVKPIKPKASRDKSSEQFLVGIEPKNRPVPL, from the coding sequence ATGAAAGTAAAAACCAAAAGTAAAAAAGTCAATAAGTCGTGGTTGAACGACCACGTCAATGACCCCTACGTCAAATTGGCCAAAAAAGAGGGCTACAGGGCGAGGGCTGCCTACAAATTGAAGGAAATTGACGAAACCTTTGGCTTGATCAAACCGGGTAACCTGGTGGTGGATTTGGGGTCTGCCCCAGGGGCGTGGAGTCAATACGTGCGCCGACGCTTATCGCCCCAGGGGGCTGCCGCTGGTGACTTGAATGGCACCATTTTGGCGGTCGATTTGTTGCCAATGGAGCCCGTAGAGGGCGTTCACTTCATTCAGGGCGACTTCACGGATGCAGAGGTGCTGGCGCAGTTGCAGGCCATTGTGGGTGACCGTCCCGTTGATGTGGTGGTCTCTGACATGGCGCCCAATTTGTCGGGCATTGACTCTGTGGATGCGGCCCGAATTTCGCACCTCATTGAGCTGGCCGTTGAATTTGCCCAAATGCACCTCAAGCCCCAGGGCGCCTTGGTGGTCAAGGTGTTTCACGGAAGCGGCTACAGCCAATTGGTGAAGCTTTTCAAGGATTCTTTCAAGGTGGTCAAACCCATCAAACCCAAGGCCTCTCGAGACAAATCATCCGAGCAGTTTTTGGTGGGAATCGAGCCTAAAAACAGACCTGTTCCCCTGTGA
- a CDS encoding YhbY family RNA-binding protein, whose product MPQIQLTPAQRKVHRAEAHHLDPVVMVGNDGLTPAVVKETDAALKAHGLIKIRVLGDDRAAREAMFNQLAEDLNAAPIQHIGKLLVLWRPVPEKEKTVSEDRMAGPRDFKVLKYSSRGGQRPEVKTLRVLGNQRLTSGGQVKRAKVKQKSIKKRNQA is encoded by the coding sequence ATGCCTCAAATTCAATTGACTCCCGCTCAACGCAAGGTTCACCGAGCCGAAGCGCACCACCTCGACCCCGTTGTCATGGTTGGCAACGATGGCCTCACGCCAGCCGTTGTCAAAGAAACCGACGCAGCCCTCAAGGCGCACGGCTTGATCAAAATTCGTGTTCTAGGCGACGATCGTGCCGCCCGCGAAGCCATGTTCAACCAGCTGGCCGAAGACCTTAACGCTGCGCCCATTCAACACATTGGCAAATTGCTGGTGTTGTGGCGCCCTGTGCCTGAAAAGGAAAAAACCGTTTCAGAAGACCGCATGGCCGGACCCCGCGATTTTAAGGTCTTGAAGTACAGCAGCCGCGGCGGCCAACGCCCTGAAGTCAAAACATTGCGCGTCTTGGGCAATCAACGCCTGACATCGGGCGGTCAAGTCAAGCGCGCCAAGGTCAAGCAAAAGTCGATCAAAAAGCGCAATCAAGCCTAA